In Salvelinus namaycush isolate Seneca chromosome 37, SaNama_1.0, whole genome shotgun sequence, the following are encoded in one genomic region:
- the LOC120030827 gene encoding leucine-rich repeat and immunoglobulin-like domain-containing nogo receptor-interacting protein 1, which yields MFVESVVRWGAWSILLQCGLLGVSAGDFPWPCPARCVCRLETLEVNCSDKQLTSVSEGFASGTQHINLSRNKLKTLGRRQFFGMTQLEDLDISDNVIAMIEVEAFQGLQNLKTLCIRSNHLKIISVGVFSGLPSLRFLDLSENEILVFLDFTFRELVSLHQLEAGENDLVFISQRAFTGLQNLQKLNLDRSNLTSIPTEALSQLQSLTRLRMIRLTISALPNNAFRRLHRLRSLVISHWPLLDTLASNSLIGLNLTSLVISSCNLSAVPYQALRHLVYLGYLDLSYNPITAIKGNLLGDLLRLQELHLAGGNLLRIEPGAFRGLAYFRMLNVTSNQLSTLEDSAFHSVGNLQVLRLDGNPLACDCRLLWVVRRRQRLNFDGRQPTCSTPDMVREREFRDFSEKELPRLFTCRQARIVDRRSQEVRVEEGTTVLFSCKADGDPMPSFTWLSAQRIPLSTTGRIRVLSNGTLEVRYAQVQDSGTYQCTAGNAAGNDSLYVSLYVKGFPRNRTMPFFTDEGWIESSHAPTANSSTQVANQYPFDAKTLIIATTMGFLSFLSSVAICFVFMFFWSQSKGQIKHTATIDYVPRTSMGVGGGGGGGGDAGKFTMKLI from the coding sequence ATGTTTGTGGAGTCTGTTGTCCGATGGGGGGCATGGAGCATCTTGCTCCAGTGTGGATTATTGGGCGTGTCAGCAGGGGACTTCCCCTGGCCTTGCCCTGCCAGGTGTGTGTGTCGGCTTGAAACTTTAGAAGTGAACTGCTCTGACAAACAGCTGACTTCTGTGTCTGAGGGCTTCGCTAGTGGCACCCAGCACATTAACTTATCTCGTAACAAGCTGAAGACGCTGGGTCGTCGCCAGTTCTTTGGCATGACCCAGCTAGAGGATCTGGACATTAGTGACAATGTCATTGCCATGATTGAAGTGGAGGCTTTCCAGGGCCTGCAGAACCTCAAGACCCTGTGCATTAGGAGCAATCACCTCAAGATCATCTCTGTGGGTGTCTTCTCCGGACTGCCCAGCCTGCGCTTCCTGGACCTGAGTGAGAACGAGATCCTAGTCTTTCTGGACTTTACTTTCCGTGAGTTGGTGAGCCTGCACCAGCTGGAGGCTGGGGAGAATGACCTGGTGTTCATCTCCCAGCGGGCCTTTACCGGCCTGCAGAACCTGCAGAAGCTCAATCTGGACCGCAGCAACCTGACCTCCATCCCCACCGAGGCACTGTCCCAGCTCCAGAGCCTGACTCGGCTGCGCATGATCCGCCTCACCATCTCGGCGCTGCCCAACAATGCCTTCCGCCGCCTGCATCGGCTGCGTAGCCTCGTCATCTCCCACTGGCCCTTGCTGGACACCCTGGCCAGCAACAGCCTGATTGGCCTCAACCTCACATCGCTGGTCATCAGCAGCTGCAATCTCAGTGCTGTCCCATACCAGGCGCTGCGCCACCTGGTCTACCTGGGCTACCTGGACCTGTCCTACAACCCCATCACAGCCATCAAGGGTAACCTACTGGGGGACCTGTTGCGGCTGCAGGAACTGCACCTGGCTGGGGGCAACTTGCTCCGCATCGAGCCAGGGGCCTTCAGGGGGCTGGCATACTTCCGTATGCTCAACGTGACATCCAACCAGCTCAGCACACTGGAGGACAGTGCCTTCCACTCGGTGGGGAATCTGCAGGTTCTGCGGCTGGATGGGAACCCCCTGGCCTGCGACTGCCGACTACTCTGGGTGGTCCGCCGGCGACAGCGCCTGAACTTTGACGGTCGCCAACCCACCTGCTCCACCCCGGACATGGTGCGAGAACGGGAATTCCGGGACTTCTCTGAGAAAGAGCTCCCGAGACTGTTCACCTGCCGGCAGGCCCGCATTGTAGACCGCAGGTCCCAGGAGGTCAGGGTGGAGGAGGGCACTACGGTGCTCTTCTCCTGCAAGGCAGACGGTGACCCAATGCCCTCCTTTACCTGGTTGTCGGCCCAGCGGATTCCGCTCTCCACTACGGGGCGCATCAGGGTATTGTCCAATGGGACTCTAGAGGTACGCTATGCCCAGGTTCAGGACAGCGGCACATACCAGTGCACGGCGGGCAACGCAGCTGGCAACGACAGCCTGTACGTCAGCCTCTATGTGAAGGGTTTCCCACGTAACCGCACCATGCCCTTTTTCACCGACGAAGGCTGGATAGAGTCCTCACACGCCCCTACTGCCAACTCCTCTACCCAGGTGGCCAACCAGTACCCGTTTGATGCCAAGACACTGATCATCGCCACCACCATGGGCTTCCTGTCCTTCCTCAGCTCAGTGGCTATCTGCTTCGTCTTCATGTTCTTCTGGAGCCAGAGCAAGGGGCAAATCAAACACACAGCAACCATCGACTATGTACCCCGTACCTCAATgggggtaggaggaggaggaggaggtggaggggatgCTGGCAAGTTCACCATGAAGCTTATCTAA